One region of Bacteroidales bacterium genomic DNA includes:
- a CDS encoding histidine kinase — protein sequence MESTIIITSLIVVFLLSSLYMFCQHRKWKKAFALLEEKKLSQEISILKNQMSPHFILNTINNISVLIEVDPYRSQDLLIKFGELLRYSTYDVGQRKVELRKSLSYLEKYIELQKIRFPEENAIECSISGDPEGKYLAPMIILPFIENAFKYVHLRDKSRPGTSIAVQIDRNSLFFKIVNQCGQKADSFSKSKGIGIKNTKKRLMLIYPNQHELNIFRQNGCFHVELTINNLRKNEKAQLHSH from the coding sequence ATGGAAAGTACGATTATTATAACAAGCCTGATCGTGGTCTTTTTGCTGTCTTCGCTTTATATGTTCTGTCAGCACAGGAAATGGAAGAAAGCATTCGCTTTGCTGGAAGAAAAAAAGCTGAGCCAGGAGATTTCCATTCTGAAAAACCAGATGTCTCCTCATTTCATCCTCAATACCATCAATAATATTAGTGTGTTAATAGAAGTAGATCCTTACCGTTCCCAGGACCTGCTGATCAAATTCGGGGAGCTACTGCGCTACTCCACCTATGATGTGGGTCAAAGAAAGGTTGAGCTCAGAAAATCCCTGAGCTACCTGGAAAAGTATATTGAACTTCAAAAAATCAGATTCCCGGAGGAAAATGCCATTGAATGCTCAATAAGTGGAGACCCGGAGGGCAAATACCTCGCGCCCATGATCATCCTGCCATTCATTGAAAATGCCTTCAAATATGTCCATCTCAGGGATAAAAGCAGACCCGGCACCAGCATTGCCGTTCAGATTGACAGAAATTCCCTGTTTTTTAAAATCGTGAACCAGTGCGGGCAAAAAGCCGATTCCTTTTCAAAATCCAAGGGCATTGGAATCAAAAATACCAAGAAACGACTCATGCTGATTTATCCCAATCAGCATGAACTGAATATATTCCGTCAGAACGGATGTTTCCATGTAGAACTCACCATTAATAACCTAAGGAAAAATGAAAAAGCTCAATTGCATAGCCATTGA